In one Niallia taxi genomic region, the following are encoded:
- a CDS encoding pro-sigmaK processing inhibitor BofA family protein produces the protein MSPIVIISIVSGLIILLLIIGTPIKPLRFVGQGLIKIVIGTLFLFFLNAIGTKYGIHVPINIATSTVSGILGIPGVVALVAIQHYVL, from the coding sequence ATGAGCCCAATCGTCATTATTTCTATTGTCAGTGGGTTGATTATTCTTCTGCTGATAATAGGAACTCCCATCAAACCATTGCGTTTTGTTGGACAAGGATTAATAAAAATAGTAATAGGCACACTTTTTCTCTTTTTCCTGAATGCAATTGGAACAAAGTATGGCATACATGTACCAATCAATATTGCGACCTCTACCGTATCAGGAATTTTAGGAATTCCGGGAGTTGTTGCACTTGTAGCGATACAGCATTATGTATTATAA
- a CDS encoding YaaL family protein produces the protein MLFRRKGKLRKEFDDKLLSQFHGMKKHWLSEKSILEKSFDPSDEVICAAKLTEAKYFFLFKEAKERNIRLLK, from the coding sequence ATGCTTTTTCGCCGTAAAGGAAAGCTAAGAAAAGAATTTGATGATAAATTATTATCTCAATTCCATGGCATGAAAAAACATTGGCTAAGTGAAAAATCAATACTAGAAAAAAGCTTCGATCCATCTGATGAGGTCATCTGTGCTGCGAAGTTAACAGAAGCAAAGTATTTTTTTCTATTTAAAGAAGCGAAAGAAAGAAATATCAGGCTGTTGAAATAA
- the recR gene encoding recombination mediator RecR has product MHYPEPISKLIDSFMKLPGIGPKTAARLAFFVLNMKEDTVLDFAKALVNAKRNLTYCSVCGHITDQDPCYICEDTRRNRQIICVVQDPKDVIAMEKMKEFDGLYHVLHGAISPMDGIGPEDINVPSLIKRLQESDVEEVIMATNPNIEGEATAMYISRLLKPSGIKITRIAHGLPVGGDLEYADEVTLSKALEGRREV; this is encoded by the coding sequence ATGCATTATCCTGAACCAATATCGAAGCTGATAGACAGCTTTATGAAATTGCCAGGAATCGGCCCGAAAACGGCTGCTCGACTGGCGTTTTTTGTATTAAATATGAAAGAAGACACTGTATTAGACTTTGCGAAAGCACTCGTCAATGCAAAAAGAAACCTTACTTATTGTTCTGTATGCGGTCATATAACAGATCAAGATCCATGCTATATTTGTGAGGATACAAGAAGAAACCGCCAAATAATCTGTGTAGTGCAAGACCCGAAAGATGTTATTGCAATGGAAAAAATGAAGGAATTTGATGGCTTATACCATGTTTTACATGGTGCGATTTCCCCGATGGATGGTATAGGTCCTGAGGATATCAACGTTCCTTCCCTCATCAAGCGCCTTCAGGAAAGTGATGTGGAAGAGGTAATAATGGCTACCAATCCAAATATCGAGGGAGAAGCTACAGCTATGTACATTTCTCGGTTACTAAAGCCATCAGGAATTAAAATTACAAGAATAGCACATGGATTGCCAGTTGGTGGAGATCTAGAATATGCAGATGAGGTTACTTTATCTAAAGCGCTAGAGGGCAGAAGAGAAGTATAA
- a CDS encoding YbaB/EbfC family nucleoid-associated protein: protein MRGMGNMQNMMKQMQKMQKKMAEAQEELGDKRIEGSAGGGMVTVVVTGHKEIVDVVIKEEVVDPEDVEMLQDLVLAATNDALKKADELTNSTMGQFTKGLNLPGMF from the coding sequence ATGCGCGGAATGGGTAATATGCAAAATATGATGAAACAAATGCAAAAAATGCAAAAGAAAATGGCGGAAGCTCAAGAGGAGCTTGGAGACAAAAGAATTGAAGGTTCTGCTGGCGGCGGAATGGTAACAGTAGTCGTAACAGGACATAAAGAAATAGTGGATGTAGTGATAAAGGAAGAGGTTGTAGATCCGGAAGACGTAGAAATGCTCCAAGATCTTGTGCTGGCAGCTACAAATGATGCATTGAAGAAAGCGGATGAGTTAACAAACTCAACAATGGGGCAATTTACTAAAGGACTTAACCTTCCTGGAATGTTCTAA
- the dnaX gene encoding DNA polymerase III subunit gamma/tau, translating into MNYQALYRVWRPQQFIDVVGQEHITKTLQNALLQQKTTHAYLFSGPRGTGKTSAAKILAKAVNCERAPISEPCNECAACKGITDGSIPDVIEIDAASNNGVEEIRDIRDKVKYAPSSVPYKVYIIDEVHMLSIGAFNALLKTLEEPPKHVIFILATTEPHKIPLTIISRCQRFDFRRITAQSIVKRMRLIIDESGISCDDKALQMIARAADGGMRDALSLLDQAISYSQDIVTVEDALTVTGAVSQGFLNELAKAIYEKDTVKGLQSLDELLFSGKDPSRFIEDFIFFYRDMLLYKTAPNLEESLERVMLDDEFRDLADLYGQEQIYELISLLNKTQQDMRWTNHPRIFLEVAIVKLCQMAVTLNEASAGAPSSSEIQGLISKINNLEEELARIRQSGVSSSPEEAAPQKKVRSNRKGFQAPTGKINEILKAATKQELQNIKSNWGNMLGQLVKNQMRSQAALLNEAEPVAASTDSIVIKFKYEIHCQMALDNVKFIETITSSLQQLLGRRYKLVGVPEEQWLKIREDFLNSSHHSGEGEEDGENQAEDPIVAEAKKLFGEELLEVKD; encoded by the coding sequence ATGAATTACCAAGCATTATATCGAGTTTGGAGACCGCAGCAATTTATTGATGTAGTAGGTCAGGAACATATAACAAAAACACTCCAGAATGCCCTTCTTCAGCAAAAAACAACGCATGCATATTTGTTTTCAGGCCCAAGAGGAACAGGTAAAACAAGTGCTGCGAAGATTCTAGCAAAAGCGGTAAACTGTGAAAGAGCTCCAATCAGCGAGCCATGCAACGAGTGTGCTGCATGTAAAGGAATTACAGACGGCTCCATTCCTGATGTGATAGAGATAGATGCTGCTTCCAATAATGGAGTAGAAGAAATAAGGGATATAAGAGACAAAGTGAAATATGCCCCGAGCTCTGTCCCGTATAAGGTTTATATAATAGATGAAGTGCATATGCTTTCTATTGGAGCATTCAATGCATTATTAAAAACATTAGAGGAACCACCAAAGCATGTAATCTTCATTTTGGCCACTACTGAGCCGCATAAAATACCATTAACGATTATCTCCAGATGTCAACGCTTTGACTTTAGAAGAATTACAGCTCAATCGATTGTAAAGAGAATGAGACTTATCATAGATGAATCTGGTATATCCTGTGATGATAAGGCTCTTCAGATGATAGCTCGCGCGGCCGATGGAGGAATGCGGGATGCCTTGAGTCTATTGGACCAAGCCATCTCTTACAGTCAAGATATTGTTACTGTAGAAGATGCATTAACTGTTACAGGTGCTGTTTCACAAGGGTTTTTAAATGAACTGGCGAAAGCAATTTATGAAAAAGATACAGTTAAAGGACTTCAATCATTGGATGAATTGCTGTTTTCAGGAAAGGACCCTTCCAGGTTTATTGAAGACTTTATTTTCTTCTACCGAGATATGCTGTTATATAAAACTGCACCTAATTTGGAAGAGTCATTGGAAAGAGTCATGCTTGATGATGAATTCAGAGACTTAGCTGATCTTTATGGACAGGAACAAATATATGAGCTTATCAGCTTGTTGAACAAAACACAGCAGGATATGCGGTGGACAAATCATCCCAGAATTTTTCTAGAGGTAGCCATCGTTAAGTTATGCCAAATGGCAGTTACATTAAATGAGGCAAGTGCTGGCGCCCCATCAAGTAGTGAAATACAGGGACTTATTTCTAAAATAAACAATTTAGAAGAAGAACTAGCAAGAATAAGACAGTCAGGTGTAAGTAGCTCGCCAGAGGAGGCTGCTCCTCAGAAAAAGGTGAGGTCAAACCGAAAGGGATTCCAGGCACCTACTGGGAAAATCAATGAAATACTTAAAGCTGCAACGAAACAAGAGCTTCAAAATATAAAGAGCAATTGGGGAAATATGCTCGGACAACTCGTTAAAAATCAGATGAGATCACAAGCGGCTCTCTTGAATGAAGCGGAACCAGTTGCTGCTTCGACGGATTCAATTGTTATTAAATTTAAATATGAAATCCACTGTCAAATGGCATTAGATAATGTTAAATTTATAGAGACAATTACGTCATCCCTTCAACAGCTTTTGGGAAGAAGGTATAAATTAGTAGGAGTCCCTGAAGAGCAGTGGTTAAAAATAAGGGAAGATTTCTTGAATAGCTCCCATCATTCAGGTGAGGGCGAAGAAGATGGTGAAAACCAAGCGGAAGACCCGATTGTTGCTGAAGCCAAAAAATTATTTGGTGAAGAATTGCTTGAAGTGAAGGACTGA
- the tadA gene encoding tRNA adenosine(34) deaminase TadA — MNVEKDDNYFMRIAIAEAKRAGNLGEVPIGAVVVLDGEVISKAHNLREAEQRAIAHAELLAIDLACKETGSWRLDNAVLYVTLEPCAMCSGAILLSRVKRVVYGASDPKGGCAGTFMNLLQDDRFNHQCELVPGVLEKETGELLTNFFRELRKRKKAEKQKRAENDITKINSL, encoded by the coding sequence ATGAATGTAGAAAAAGATGATAATTATTTTATGAGAATTGCTATAGCTGAAGCAAAAAGAGCAGGTAATCTGGGAGAGGTTCCCATAGGGGCTGTTGTTGTGCTAGATGGGGAAGTAATCTCGAAGGCACATAACTTGCGTGAAGCAGAGCAGAGAGCAATTGCCCATGCTGAGCTTTTGGCAATAGATTTAGCCTGTAAAGAAACAGGAAGCTGGAGATTGGATAACGCTGTGCTGTACGTTACATTAGAGCCTTGTGCAATGTGCTCTGGTGCAATTCTTCTTTCTCGGGTTAAAAGGGTAGTCTACGGCGCAAGTGATCCTAAGGGAGGTTGTGCGGGTACCTTCATGAATCTTCTTCAGGATGACCGATTCAATCATCAGTGTGAGCTAGTACCTGGAGTACTTGAAAAGGAAACCGGCGAACTTTTAACAAACTTCTTCCGAGAACTTCGTAAAAGAAAGAAAGCGGAGAAACAAAAAAGAGCCGAAAATGATATTACAAAAATTAACAGCTTATAA
- a CDS encoding isochorismatase family cysteine hydrolase, whose amino-acid sequence MNNSSKALLIIDMINDFRFDHGSILAEKASLIAKNISTLKNYCHESEIPVIYINDHYSLWKADLDKIIDYCSNEYNDTLFTLLTPKEQDYFLIKPKHSAFYGTALNTLLHQLKVDELILTGIAGNICVLFTANDAYMREYSLIVPENCIASVDEQDNKYALTMMKNVMDAKIFKYDKNSIMSSPINT is encoded by the coding sequence ATGAATAATTCATCTAAAGCACTCTTAATAATCGACATGATCAATGACTTTCGATTTGACCATGGATCCATTTTAGCTGAAAAAGCTTCATTAATTGCAAAAAATATATCCACATTGAAAAATTATTGCCACGAATCTGAGATCCCTGTAATTTATATCAATGATCATTATAGCTTATGGAAAGCAGATTTAGACAAAATCATTGATTATTGCTCTAATGAATACAACGATACTCTTTTTACCCTTCTTACTCCAAAAGAGCAAGATTACTTCTTAATAAAACCAAAGCATTCGGCTTTTTATGGAACTGCTCTAAACACACTGCTTCATCAGCTAAAGGTGGATGAGCTTATTCTAACAGGTATTGCCGGCAATATTTGTGTTCTCTTTACTGCTAATGATGCTTATATGAGAGAATATTCATTGATTGTTCCAGAGAATTGCATTGCCTCAGTAGATGAGCAAGATAATAAATATGCCTTGACCATGATGAAGAATGTCATGGATGCAAAAATATTTAAGTATGATAAAAATAGTATCATGTCATCCCCAATTAACACATAG
- a CDS encoding glycoside hydrolase family 18 protein, translated as MQIHVVQANQSLTGIAQAYGTTVTNIVEANELPNPNRLVIGQALVIPIVGRFYWVQPGDSLFSISRRFGISYQQLASVNRISPNSPLAVGTRLYIPQQPKRAGEFNAYVEPRGTTVAPALESSAREAAPYLTYLAPFSFQALRNGQLKEPLLGNFPTIAANNNNVLMMVITNQENDQFSDELGRILLNDQAIQNTFLNNIVATAKKYGFRDIHFDFEYLRPADREAYNAFLRKAKARFSQEGWLLSTALAPKTSAGQKGKWYEAHDYRAHGEIVDFVVIMTYEWGYSGGPAMAVSPIGPVRNVLEYAITEMPSNKIMMGQNLYGYDWTLPFVQGSVAKAVSPQSAIQLASDNNVAILYDTSAQAPHFNYTDAQGRKHEVWFEDARSIQAKFDLVKELNIRGVSYWKLGLPFPQNWLLISDNFNVTKR; from the coding sequence ATGCAGATACATGTTGTGCAGGCAAACCAGTCATTGACAGGCATTGCTCAAGCTTATGGAACTACTGTAACAAACATCGTTGAGGCGAATGAATTACCTAATCCTAATAGGCTGGTTATCGGCCAAGCGCTTGTCATCCCAATTGTTGGACGGTTCTATTGGGTTCAGCCAGGGGACAGCCTATTTTCTATCTCCAGAAGATTTGGTATTTCATATCAGCAGTTAGCTAGTGTTAACCGCATATCACCAAACAGCCCATTAGCGGTAGGAACCCGCTTATATATACCACAGCAACCGAAAAGAGCAGGAGAATTCAATGCATATGTTGAGCCGCGAGGTACTACAGTAGCTCCTGCGCTTGAATCTTCAGCAAGAGAAGCAGCTCCATACTTAACCTATCTTGCCCCATTTAGCTTCCAAGCACTTAGAAATGGACAACTGAAAGAGCCTCTGCTTGGCAATTTCCCTACTATCGCAGCAAATAATAATAATGTATTGATGATGGTAATCACTAATCAAGAAAATGATCAGTTCAGTGATGAGCTAGGAAGAATCCTATTAAATGATCAAGCAATTCAAAATACCTTTTTGAATAATATCGTGGCGACCGCAAAGAAATACGGATTTAGAGATATCCACTTTGATTTTGAATATTTAAGACCAGCAGACCGGGAAGCTTATAATGCATTTTTACGCAAAGCAAAAGCACGCTTCTCTCAAGAAGGCTGGCTCCTTTCCACTGCCTTAGCTCCGAAAACAAGCGCAGGCCAAAAGGGTAAATGGTATGAAGCTCACGACTATCGCGCACACGGAGAAATTGTAGACTTTGTCGTAATCATGACATATGAGTGGGGCTATAGCGGCGGACCAGCAATGGCAGTTTCACCTATCGGCCCAGTGCGTAATGTTCTTGAGTATGCAATTACAGAAATGCCATCAAACAAAATAATGATGGGACAAAATCTTTATGGATATGACTGGACACTTCCCTTCGTTCAAGGATCTGTCGCAAAGGCAGTTAGCCCCCAAAGTGCAATCCAGCTTGCATCAGATAATAACGTGGCCATACTTTATGACACGAGTGCTCAAGCGCCACATTTCAACTATACAGATGCTCAAGGGCGTAAGCACGAGGTTTGGTTTGAGGATGCAAGGTCCATTCAGGCAAAGTTCGACCTTGTCAAAGAGCTTAATATTAGGGGTGTAAGCTATTGGAAGCTAGGCTTGCCTTTCCCACAAAATTGGCTGTTGATATCTGATAATTTCAATGTGACGAAAAGATGA
- a CDS encoding deoxynucleoside kinase, with translation MNNIPFITVEGPIGVGKTSLAKLISDHFQYHLLKEIVEENPFLGKFYENIDEWSFQTEMFFLCNRYKQLNDIQSDFLDKNIPVVADYHILKNLIFAKRTLQEKELSKYIRIYDVLTEELPAPNVIIYLHASLDTLMERIQKRDRDIEKNISPLYLEQLSADYQDVMEKYEKQYPNVQVLSFNGDTLDFVKNEKDLDTIIDKIKQTLKLGAYNHESTQEI, from the coding sequence TTGAACAATATCCCTTTTATTACAGTAGAAGGTCCTATTGGTGTTGGAAAAACTTCGTTAGCGAAGCTGATTTCTGACCATTTTCAGTATCACCTATTAAAGGAAATCGTTGAGGAAAACCCTTTTTTAGGAAAATTTTACGAGAACATTGATGAATGGAGCTTCCAAACAGAAATGTTTTTTTTATGCAATCGCTACAAACAACTTAATGATATACAATCCGACTTTTTAGACAAGAATATTCCTGTCGTAGCTGATTATCATATACTAAAGAATTTAATTTTCGCAAAAAGAACTCTGCAAGAGAAAGAACTATCTAAATATATCCGAATTTATGATGTACTGACAGAAGAATTACCTGCACCGAACGTTATCATCTATCTTCATGCTAGTCTTGATACTCTAATGGAACGCATCCAAAAAAGAGACAGAGATATTGAAAAAAACATCAGTCCTCTATATTTGGAGCAATTGTCAGCAGACTATCAAGATGTGATGGAAAAGTATGAAAAGCAGTACCCGAACGTCCAGGTACTTTCATTCAACGGCGATACTTTAGACTTTGTCAAAAACGAGAAGGATCTTGATACTATCATTGATAAAATCAAGCAAACATTAAAATTAGGAGCATATAATCATGAATCTACGCAAGAAATATAA
- a CDS encoding deoxynucleoside kinase, with protein MNLRKKYNIPSNSVITIAGTVGVGKSTLTNALADALQFRTSFEKVDTNPYLDKFYHDFSRWSFHLQVYFLAERFKEQKKIFEYGGGFIQDRSIYEDTGIFARMHYEKGTMSETDYETYTSLFDAMVMTPYFPHPDLLIYLEGSLDDILARIDKRGRTMEKETPVEYWQEMHSRYEKWIDSFSSCPVLRLNINDYDATEGTSAIEPILEKVAVILEQKNLAKR; from the coding sequence ATGAATCTACGCAAGAAATATAATATTCCAAGCAATTCAGTCATTACAATTGCCGGAACAGTCGGTGTCGGCAAGTCGACATTAACTAACGCACTAGCTGATGCGCTTCAATTTCGCACATCCTTTGAAAAGGTTGATACAAACCCATATTTAGATAAATTTTACCATGATTTCAGCAGATGGAGCTTTCATCTGCAAGTATATTTTCTTGCTGAAAGATTCAAAGAACAGAAAAAAATCTTTGAGTATGGAGGAGGCTTCATACAGGATCGTTCTATATACGAAGATACAGGCATATTCGCAAGAATGCACTATGAAAAAGGCACTATGTCTGAAACAGACTACGAAACATATACAAGCTTATTCGATGCTATGGTTATGACTCCGTACTTCCCTCATCCTGATTTATTAATTTATTTAGAAGGCTCATTAGATGATATCCTTGCGAGAATTGATAAAAGAGGACGTACAATGGAGAAAGAGACACCTGTCGAGTATTGGCAGGAAATGCACAGTCGTTATGAAAAGTGGATAGATTCCTTCTCTTCATGTCCTGTACTGCGCCTTAATATTAATGACTATGATGCTACAGAGGGAACTTCTGCAATTGAACCAATACTTGAAAAAGTAGCTGTTATTTTAGAACAAAAAAATCTTGCAAAAAGATAA
- the serS gene encoding serine--tRNA ligase, giving the protein MLDIKFVRANFDFVKEQLQHRGEDLSELEHFEELDTRRRELIVETEQLKSRRNEVSQEVATLKREKKDAEALILEMREVGEKIKGFDDELRQVEERLNTIMLGIPNLPHESVPVGDTEDDNVEIRKWGEVREFDFEPKPHWDVATDLDLLDFERAAKVTGSRFVFYKGLGARLERALFNFMLDLHTEDHGYKEIIPPFLVNRASLTGTGQLPKFEEDAFLIEKEDYFLIPTSEVPVTNLHRDEILDGDQLPIKYAAFSANFRSEAGSAGRDTRGLIRQHQFNKVELVKFVKPEDSYEELETLTGNAEKVLQLLGLPYRVLSMCTGDLGFTAAKKYDVEVWIPSYGSYREISSCSNFEAFQARRANIRFRREAKGKPEHVHTLNGSGLAIGRTVAAILENYQQEDGSVLIPEALRPYMGNREVIK; this is encoded by the coding sequence ATGCTTGATATTAAATTTGTACGCGCAAATTTTGATTTTGTGAAAGAGCAGCTGCAGCATCGTGGTGAAGATTTATCTGAATTGGAGCATTTTGAAGAGCTTGATACAAGAAGACGAGAATTGATTGTGGAAACAGAACAATTAAAAAGCAGAAGAAATGAAGTTTCCCAGGAGGTTGCCACATTAAAACGTGAGAAAAAGGATGCAGAAGCTTTAATCCTTGAAATGCGCGAAGTTGGTGAAAAAATCAAGGGGTTTGACGATGAACTGCGCCAAGTGGAAGAAAGACTGAACACAATTATGCTAGGTATACCAAATCTTCCTCATGAAAGTGTTCCTGTTGGTGATACAGAAGATGATAATGTGGAAATTAGAAAATGGGGAGAAGTAAGAGAGTTTGATTTCGAGCCAAAACCACATTGGGATGTAGCAACAGATTTGGATTTACTTGATTTCGAAAGAGCAGCAAAGGTAACAGGAAGTCGTTTTGTATTTTATAAAGGGCTTGGTGCTAGACTAGAAAGAGCTTTGTTTAACTTTATGCTTGATCTTCATACAGAAGATCATGGTTATAAGGAAATAATACCTCCATTCTTAGTTAATAGAGCAAGTTTAACAGGAACTGGGCAGCTTCCTAAATTTGAAGAGGATGCTTTCTTAATCGAGAAAGAGGATTACTTCTTAATCCCTACATCAGAAGTACCTGTTACAAACCTACACCGTGATGAAATTTTAGATGGTGATCAGCTTCCTATCAAATATGCAGCATTCAGCGCTAACTTCCGTTCAGAAGCAGGTTCAGCTGGAAGGGATACAAGAGGACTAATTAGACAACATCAGTTTAACAAAGTAGAACTGGTTAAGTTTGTTAAACCAGAGGATTCTTATGAAGAGTTGGAAACATTGACTGGAAATGCAGAGAAAGTCTTGCAGCTTCTAGGCTTGCCATATCGTGTTCTAAGCATGTGCACAGGTGACTTAGGTTTCACAGCTGCAAAAAAATACGATGTAGAAGTCTGGATACCAAGCTATGGATCTTACAGAGAAATATCTTCTTGCAGTAACTTCGAAGCATTCCAAGCAAGAAGGGCAAACATCCGCTTCAGACGAGAAGCTAAGGGGAAGCCAGAGCATGTTCATACACTTAATGGCTCTGGACTTGCGATTGGCCGTACAGTTGCAGCAATACTTGAGAACTATCAGCAAGAGGATGGCAGTGTACTTATTCCAGAAGCATTGCGCCCATATATGGGAAATAGAGAGGTTATAAAGTAA
- a CDS encoding D-alanyl-D-alanine carboxypeptidase family protein, with amino-acid sequence MRKWTLYLLMTVLVISAVAAGLPQQANAAENDDLGLDAGAAILVDAATGEILYEKNADKLMGVASMSKMMTEYNVLEAIKEGKISWDQKVKINNYIHRLSGAPGLSNIGLTEGEEYTVKELYQAMGIFSGNAATVALAELLAGTEKNYINVMNEKAEELGLKDYKFVNSSGLNNTDLLGNYPAGSETDENEMSAKAVAKLAYHLLNDYPEVLETSSMPKLKFRDNRTYANFNWLLPSLVFGYEGADGLKTGSTDYAGYNVTATAKRGDQRIIAVIMKSETKNSRFTEATKLLDYGFNNFSTEEVLPAGYTIKGNESLKVTKGKEDTVKIQTSDAVNLMIKKTDKENYVAKLVLDDKKVNSNGEIAAPVKKGDKVGKVTLETKDGKAVQFLTSDGEKKASVDVVAAETVEKANWFVLAMRGVGSFFANIWDSVSSTVKGWF; translated from the coding sequence ATGAGAAAGTGGACCTTGTACTTACTTATGACAGTGCTTGTTATAAGTGCAGTGGCAGCAGGTCTACCGCAACAAGCAAATGCAGCTGAGAATGACGATTTGGGATTGGACGCTGGGGCAGCAATACTAGTAGATGCTGCTACTGGTGAGATATTGTATGAAAAAAATGCCGATAAACTAATGGGCGTGGCATCCATGTCAAAAATGATGACAGAATATAATGTCCTTGAAGCAATCAAAGAAGGAAAAATTAGCTGGGATCAAAAAGTTAAAATAAACAATTATATTCATCGTTTATCCGGTGCTCCTGGTTTGTCTAATATTGGTTTGACTGAAGGCGAAGAATATACAGTAAAAGAGCTATATCAAGCAATGGGGATATTCTCAGGGAATGCTGCGACTGTCGCGTTGGCTGAACTTCTTGCTGGAACAGAAAAAAACTATATTAATGTTATGAACGAAAAGGCAGAAGAATTAGGACTTAAAGATTACAAGTTTGTTAACTCTTCTGGTTTAAATAACACGGATCTATTGGGCAATTATCCTGCTGGCAGCGAAACAGATGAAAATGAAATGTCTGCTAAAGCTGTTGCAAAACTTGCTTACCATTTATTAAATGATTATCCGGAAGTACTTGAGACTTCTAGCATGCCAAAACTTAAATTCCGTGATAATAGAACATACGCTAACTTTAACTGGCTGTTGCCTTCACTGGTATTTGGCTATGAGGGAGCAGATGGTCTTAAAACAGGTTCTACTGATTATGCAGGCTACAATGTAACGGCAACTGCAAAACGCGGTGATCAACGAATTATCGCTGTTATTATGAAAAGTGAAACTAAAAACAGCCGCTTCACAGAGGCAACTAAGCTGTTAGATTATGGTTTTAATAACTTTAGTACAGAAGAAGTTCTACCTGCTGGTTATACAATAAAAGGCAATGAGTCGTTAAAAGTAACAAAGGGTAAAGAAGACACGGTAAAAATTCAAACAAGTGATGCTGTTAATTTAATGATCAAAAAAACAGATAAAGAAAATTATGTGGCAAAGCTTGTACTGGATGATAAAAAGGTGAACAGTAATGGTGAAATAGCTGCTCCAGTCAAAAAAGGTGATAAGGTTGGAAAGGTCACTTTAGAGACAAAGGATGGCAAAGCAGTTCAGTTCTTAACTAGTGACGGAGAAAAGAAAGCTAGTGTAGATGTTGTAGCTGCAGAAACGGTCGAAAAGGCAAACTGGTTCGTATTAGCTATGCGTGGCGTAGGTTCCTTCTTTGCAAACATTTGGGATAGTGTTTCATCTACAGTAAAAGGCTGGTTTTAA